One stretch of Streptomyces sp. 135 DNA includes these proteins:
- a CDS encoding ATP-binding cassette domain-containing protein produces MASTDIAIHAEGLRKQYRTHTALHGIDLSVPAGSVLGVLGPNGAGKTTTVRILATLVEPSGGRATVAGHDVVGQSKEVRRRIGLAGQYAAVDELLTGRENMVLLGKLLRFGRRGAARRAVELLDRFELTEAADRPVSTYSGGMRRRLDLATCVIGEPEVLFLDEPTTGLDPTSRTVLWDVVRDLVAGGVTILLTTQYLEEADELADRIAVIDAGRVIAEGTPESLKRQVGSDRLEVTVARPESLDDAVAALAGLGGAHPPVADAATSRVSVQLGEGVLDDVARAATALRDKGVHTVDFELRRPTLDDVFFDLTGAGERKEARR; encoded by the coding sequence GTGGCCTCCACCGACATCGCCATCCACGCCGAGGGGCTGCGCAAGCAGTACCGCACGCACACCGCGCTGCACGGCATCGACCTCTCGGTGCCGGCCGGCAGCGTACTCGGCGTGCTCGGCCCCAACGGCGCGGGCAAGACCACCACGGTCCGGATCCTGGCCACCCTCGTCGAACCGTCCGGGGGCCGGGCCACCGTGGCCGGACACGACGTGGTCGGCCAGAGCAAGGAAGTACGGCGGCGCATCGGCCTCGCCGGGCAGTACGCGGCCGTCGACGAACTCCTCACCGGACGCGAGAACATGGTGCTGCTGGGCAAGCTGCTCCGGTTCGGCCGGCGCGGCGCGGCCCGGCGGGCCGTCGAACTGCTCGACCGGTTCGAGCTCACGGAGGCCGCCGACCGTCCCGTGAGCACCTACTCCGGTGGCATGCGCCGCCGCCTCGACCTGGCCACCTGCGTCATCGGCGAGCCGGAGGTCCTCTTCCTCGACGAGCCCACCACCGGCCTCGACCCCACCAGCAGGACCGTCCTGTGGGACGTGGTGCGCGACCTGGTGGCCGGCGGGGTGACCATCCTGCTCACCACCCAGTACCTGGAGGAGGCGGACGAGCTCGCCGACCGGATCGCCGTGATCGACGCCGGCCGGGTCATCGCCGAAGGCACCCCCGAATCCCTCAAGCGCCAGGTCGGCAGCGACCGCCTTGAGGTGACCGTGGCCCGCCCGGAGAGCCTGGACGACGCGGTCGCCGCGCTCGCCGGCCTCGGCGGCGCTCACCCCCCGGTGGCCGACGCGGCCACCTCGCGGGTGTCGGTGCAGCTCGGCGAGGGCGTCCTCGACGACGTGGCCCGCGCCGCCACGGCACTGCGCGACAAGGGCGTGCACACCGTCGACTTCGAACTGCGCAGACCCACCCTCGACGACGTGTTCTTCGACCTCACCGGCGCGGGAGAGCGCAAGGAGGCCCGGCGATGA
- a CDS encoding MbtH family protein, which yields MANPFDSEDGTFLVLVNEEGQYSLWPSFAAVPDGWRVELPASDRATAVAHVESNWTDMRPLSLQRQAG from the coding sequence ATGGCCAACCCCTTTGACAGCGAAGACGGCACGTTCCTCGTCCTCGTCAACGAGGAGGGTCAGTACTCACTGTGGCCTTCCTTCGCCGCGGTGCCCGACGGCTGGCGGGTGGAGCTGCCGGCGAGCGACCGCGCCACAGCCGTCGCCCACGTGGAAAGCAACTGGACGGACATGCGTCCGCTCAGCCTCCAGCGTCAGGCGGGCTGA